Proteins encoded in a region of the Zea mays cultivar B73 chromosome 2, Zm-B73-REFERENCE-NAM-5.0, whole genome shotgun sequence genome:
- the LOC103646008 gene encoding WEB family protein At5g16730, chloroplastic has translation MQGSNTKSSSAEAKSNSKPDKEKKGGGGGTPPTPKDSKPRKPAVPKASAAGHGTPRAADKSPGSGSADRKAPTPKAAASRLATPPEKGKPAKRPQEQQAQLAEIREELVKAKEQLLENEKEKCRVLAELERAKKVADEANAKLQDALDVQRRAIEAQEADKLPAGESKQASIHDQQEDDDAVLRSTVEQLEKARYELADAVDAKNEALSQVDDAVRASEVKAQEVEHLIAEVTRLKGLVDSKVDGNRKKTAERIQNLEEENFALKLELQKKKAAEEKAVRLERMIDELESDVDDARNFGSKSKQLADEWQKKAQLLEVRLEEADQSNILKGESLNSAMEELDSTSSLLRDRESEVAALRDKVRFFEDEQTKLKNDIVVSGQRADAAEKEAADLWTEVEGLRLKLHTVEEEKMEALNSDKSTTLETETLNEQKNQLTDKLEANKDELEKTKKAMEGLASALQEMSAESREAQEKYLLKQDEIERAQAQVEELSLSLKNTKENYELLLDEANYEKVCLTKTVERLKAEAKSAHEEWHSKELSFVNSIKNSEEEIVAIRVQMIRTLEVVKEKERENTELQEKLQQLESQLMEANRIREEASAETIRWKENILDQENELQNIKQENDDLQAKELAASEKVKELSFQLANVKDSLINGNTKEGDNEKGGTEEDDEPVVVVAKMWENGKFADCDSSKEKDNDGDSQVDLESNKGDAGLDSNGLHSTNESSGRASTKQPQQHKKPLLKRFGGLLKKKSEK, from the exons ATGCAGGGCTCCAATACCAA ATCTAGCTCCGCCGAGGCGAAGAGCAACAGCAAACcggacaaggagaagaaggggggCGGAGGCGGCACGCCGCCAACCCCCAAGGACAGCAAGCCGCGCAAGCCGGCCGTGCCCAAGGCAAGCGCCGCCGGCCATGGCACGCCGCGGGCGGCTGACAAGTCCCCCGGCTCGGGGTCGGCCGACCGCAAGGCGCCCACGCCCAAGGCCGCCGCCTCTCGCCTCGCCACGCCTCCCGAG AAGGGGAAGCCCGCAAAGCGGCCGCAGGAGCAGCAGGCGCAGCTTGCCGAGATCCGTGAAGAGCTCGTGAAGGCCAAAGAGCAGTTGCTGGAGAACGAGAAGGAGAAGTGCAGAGTTCTTGCTGAGCTGGAGCGTGCCAAGAAGGTGGCTGATGAGGCCAATGCCAAGCTGCAAGATGCTCTTGATGTGCAAAGGAGGGCTATTGAGGCGCAGGAGGCAGACAAACTCCCTGCCGGAGAGTCGAAGCAGGCAAGCATCCACGACCAGCAGGAGGATGATGACGCTGTGCTGCGGTCGACAGTGGAGCAGCTTGAGAAGGCTAGGTACGAGCTGGCCGATGCAGTCGATGCCAAGAATGAAGCCCTCAGCCAGGTAGATGATGCCGTTAGGGCTTCTGAGGTGAAGGCCCAGGAAGTTGAGCATCTCATTGCAGAGGTTACACGCCTCAAAGGGCTGGTTGATTCCAAGGTGGATGGCAACAGGAAGAAGACTGCAGAGAGGATTCAGAATCTTGAAGAAGAGAACTTTGCATTAAAGCTTGAGCTTCAGAAAAAAAAGGCTGCTGAAGAAAAGGCGGTTCGATTGGAGCGCATGATTGATGAACTTGAGAGTGATGTTGATGATGCTAGGAATTTTGGTTCCAAGTCAAAGCAGTTAGCTGATGAATGGCAGAAGAAGGCACAGCTTCTCGAGGTCAGATTGGAAGAGGCTGATCAGTCTAATATTTTGAAGGGTGAATCTTTGAATTCAGCAATGGAAGAATTGGATTCAACAAGTAGTTTGCTTCGTGACAGAGAATCTGAAGTTGCTGCTCTTCGTGACAAAGTAAGGTTCTTTGAGGATGAGCAGACAAAGCTCAAGAATGATATTGTTGTGTCCGGCCAACGGGCAGATGCAGCAGAGAAAGAGGCGGCGGATCTATGGACAGAGGTTGAAGGGCTTAGGCTGAAGCTCCATACAGTGGAAGAAGAGAAAATGGAGGCCCTGAACAGTGATAAGAGTACTACCTTAGAAACTGAGACCTTGAATGAACAGAAGAACCAGCTGACTGACAAGCTTGAGGCAAACAAAGATGAGCTTGAGAAAACTAAGAAGGCAATGGAGGGTCTGGCCTCAGCCTTACAGGAAATGTCAGCTGAATCCAGAGAGGCGCAAGAGAAGTACCTTCTCAAACAAGATGAGATTGAGCGTGCTCAGGCACAGGTAGAGGAGCTTAGCTTGAGTCTGAAGAATACTAAGGAGAACTATGAGCTATTGCTTGATGAGGCAAACTATGAGAAGGTTTGCCTTACGAAAACAGTTGAAAGACTGAAAGCAGAAGCAAAGAGTGCACATGAGGAATGGCATTCCAAAGAGCTAAGTTTTGTCAATTCTATTAAGAATTCAGAGGAAGAGATAGTTGCTATCAGAGTTCAGATGATCAGGACCTTGGAGGTTGTTAAAGAGAAAGAACGTGAAAACACTGAGTTGCAGGAGAAGCTGCAGCAGCTTGAGTCTCAGCTAATGGAAGCAAACAGAATCAGGGAGGAAGCCAGCGCTGAAACTATCCGATGGAAGGAGAACATATTAGACCAAGAGAATGAATTACAGAACATAAAACAGGAGAACGACGACCTGCAGGCAAAGGAATTAGCAGCTTCTGAGAAGGTTAAGGAACTCTCTTTCCAGCTTGCTAATGTAAAAGATAGCCTGATAAATGGTAACACCAAGGAAGGAGATAATGAGAAGGGGGGTACTGAAGAGGATGATGAACCTGTTGTGGTAGTTGCCAAAATGTGGGAGAACGGCAAGTTTGCTGACTGTGATTCATCTAAGGAGAAGGATAATGATGGTGACTCGCAGGTTGATTTGGAATCAAACAAGGGGGATGCAGGTCTTGACAGCAATGGGTTGCACTCAACTAATGAGAGCAGTGGCAGAGCATCAACTAAACAGCCGCAACAGCATAAGAAGCCTTTGCTGAAGAGATTCGGTGGTTTGCTGAAGAAGAAAAGCGAAAAGTAG